The genomic stretch GAGACTTCAATAGCTCCAGCAGGCGGGCTCTGGGTAAGATTACCGAGTTTACCGATACCGTACGTGGCTGAGATCCACTTCGGGTTCCCCAGATTTCCTGGGGGGGCACATGACCAACTTCCATGAGGAAGTCAATTTGTGGTCTGATTATTTGGTCTGTGATCCCTCAATCGCATggtctttgtcttttcctatACGTGGGGTGGCACTAGTAGTCCTACTAGTAACGAAGGGACCCCCGGTACTGGTAACAGGGAGTGTTCGCCATCTTGGGACCCCCCGTACAGTGTACGCTTTAGTGGATAAGGAGAACCTTCGATAACCCCCTACAAATCCCTAATCGGAAATCTGTTCCACCCTGGCAACTCTTTTGGGATTTGAGACACTTCATCAGCAACTGCAAGTATTACGAATCTATGTTACCCCTcatcaggaaagaaaaaagcagaCGTTCATGCAGCAAAAACCAAATAAACCGCCCACTTGACTGTGGCGCTTACAACAGATCCCCACTGAAGATATGCGTCTAGACGGCAACATCGGTACAGATCATCTACCGCGCATATCATATGTAAGTGGTCTTTTGCCCCCTTGCCTGCCACCTCTGCATATATCCTGTATTGTGTGCAACGGGGCTTGAGGGGGAAGATCGTAGAATTATTCAAAGAGAGGTTCGCCACCCCCGGCTATCAATAATAGtctactagtactagttTAGGTTATATATTTCTCGGGGTAATTGAGTTTCTAGAcgtatctctctctctatcgCCGAAGCAAATACCTCAACCATGGTCACGAGACCACTTGTCCTCTCCTCATCGTCCAGAGAGACAATTAGATCACCATTATGAAACACGCTCAAAGCCCAGACAAGGGATGAGGGGTTCCGTCGCGGTTGACTCGACTCCAATTGCACCGATCTTGAATCACAGCGATACGCCCAACCACCCCCTGCATGGAATCGCTCGATTCCATCATGGATGAGACCTCCAATACCCCACTACCCTGCGCCTACCTACCGTCTGCCTTCAACCGTTTTGCATCCTGCTCTCCTTAACCTTTGCTTCCCTTCCCATGTCTTGGAATTTCTAGTGGGCTGTGCATTAGCGCCTGGTACACCTGTATGCACACTGTACATCCCGCCAGAATGTAATGCACATACCAAGGAATATCCCCCGAATTGCCTGATTTCAGCGACATGCAGACCAAGAGCCAAAGCAACTCGACCCTTTGCCGCTGGGTTGTGCTTTCCACTGGATATGGTGTTTGCTTTTGTGTTGCTGACGCTGCATAACGGGTGGGGAACTTGATCCCCCGCTAGAACGTTTTAGCGCATCCCTTTGAGAAATCCTGATAGACGGTATCGTCAAGCGCCCTGTTGTTTGGGATTTGGAACTTTTTCTTATCGCCgtcttttctatttttaatcGGGTTGGATGTTGGGGATTGTAGGATGTAGAAGACAGTACTGGACGTATGCATCGTCAGCAGATATCCACTCCATTGATACCAATGTTGTCGGTAGAACTAGTCTGGTACTACGGGTAAAATATATCCAACATGTACTTTTTCATCGGTCGGTTGGTTATAGTATCACGCCAGTTGAAAGATATCAGTTCTGATGCGCTGCTACGTGTTTTTTTGGAGAAGGATTTGTCATGGGAAGTGATTGGTCTTATTTTGGATGTGGTTTTCATAGCAATTGTCCGGAGTCTGCGTCTGCGGTTCGCATCCACCTGTAGGTTGTAGGGCTTTACTAGTACTTGAGCGAAATGTGAAAGATTTCGAGTCAGATATATTGTGTGTCACGCAAGTTTGACTAACAATCATAGTGATGTCAAGTAGCCTAGGGACTATCCATGGTATCCTTGGAGACATATTTTATATTCCAGGGTTTACTTATCTACACGGCCAATGGGCGTTTGATACACAGCGAAAGTGGTTTTACTCTCACATAAGTATATCTGAAGAGAGTATATGGTACCATTGACTACCGTTACAAGGGACggaaagaaataaagcaGAAAGCCACAAGCGTAGAGTAGACTCTTACAATCAAAATACCAAGCATATCATGTTTTCCATCAGTCGAGATCGAAATCCTTGGGTCCTGGGGCATACCTCAGCTTTGTAACTACCAACGACGCATTCGTTGCTGCGAAACGGTCAATATGTGAGTTGGTTAGTCATGCCTCGATCTGTTGCTGCTGATGTAAAGCGCTAACATTGTTTTATCAGACCTTACTCCCAATCGTCTTTATCGTATTGAACTGAGAAAAGATCATGGATCTCGTGCGTTCTAGGGAAACTAGCTAGGAAGGAACATAGCCTATACAAAGTACATGAACGAGATAACGGAGAAATGACTGGagcaagcagaagaaaagggatcTGCTGGATTTCCGTATGCGGTCATCCCCATCCAGCTTAGGGCTGAGATTGAGTATATTGTTCAATATGTAATACCCAGTGGATATGATCGAAATACATTGTCGTCTTGAAAGAAGATCGCATTGCACCCTGTTAACATACTTCATGCAGCTGCGTCACCAAAAATGAATAATTATTAGGCAGCGTAGATGATGTTGATAGGTCGTGGTGTTCACAATGATGCAAACTACGTGCTGGACTCTGTACCACGGATAATTTCAACCAAGAAACTATTTATACGAAAGAAGACTTTTCAATACTATGTTTATTTCCATTATCTACGACTCCTTTTTCGtcacctcctccaccaagTACTCATTCACCGGCGTCCTCACCCCaacctccctccccctcctcaccCAATACCCGTTGATGAACCTCACCTCCGTCTCGCGTCCAGCCCTCAAATCCCACACCATCGAACACGTCGTCTCAGCAGTCTTAATCAGGATTGCATTCACCGTCGCTTCCAACCTATCCACAGCAAACCGCTCCTTTACACCCGCCACACCCCTCAATTCCGGTAACGCAAGCACGACATTCGAGATCTCCGTGAGAATCTCCCTCCGCGTATCGgggatggtgaagagaaaaCCATTCTTCGCATCATTCAAAGCACAAAGAGGGTTGCAGAAGGCATTGACGGCTAGTTTTTCAAGCTGAATCTGCAGGACTTCCGTGTAGGGGTAGGATGTTGCGTTTAGCCGGGGCGACAGGGGGAGATGATCTAGTAAGTATGAACATGAAGATTCCTGGGAATGAGGTGCTTCTTGTGAGCGGGGAACTAGTCCGAAGGACATTGCTGCGAAGCCAGTGTGCGTGACGTTGAGTGGTCGATTGAGCGTTACGCCGTGCGAGATGACTCCTATTATGTAGTTGGGTCGTGTCTGGGGGTTGGGGAATAATGTTTCGTTGACTTCATCGATCATGCCGCTGCCGTTTTGGAGGAATAAGATGGTGGATCTGGCGTCTAGACGGTGCTTGAGGGGTTTTAGTGCTGCAACGGTTTGTGTTGCTTTGACGCTGATGATGAGGTGGGAGATGTTGCTGGTTAGGGCTtctgaggatggtgatgaagGCACAGGATACCATCCCCTTTCCCGGTATACCTCCAGGTCGTAGCCGCTGTGCCCTATTTGGGATCCTTCTCGTGTTGTAAGTAGGATTTGGTTTCCGTTCTCCTGATATCCGCCTAGTAGCGATTcgcgatggagaaggagagtgaCGGAGGGCTTGCTGGGGATTTCGGACAGACCATGGGCGGTGAAGGTGCCGATACTTCCAAGTCCGAGAACATGGATCCTTGGTGATGACTCTGAGTGAGGCATAGTAAAGGGTCGTGCCGGTAAACAGTTGATCTTTGAAACTGGTCGGGATAAAGGCGATGTCAAGAGCCCGTGCTTGACACGGAACAATCGCACTGGGAGTGGAATGACAACGAACTTGATTTTTTAGACATTCCGATCAGCAGGCTAGCTAGAATATACTTCATGTGGATAAGTTATATATACAATAATTGAAGCCCATAGGGCGTGATAGGGTGTAAAGGACTGTCTTTCAGCACTTCGATTCGGGTCGGTTTCCCGGTGGAGAATCTGCCCGCCGCGCCCTACGCCCTACGCCGCTCGGGATAACAACTTCGGCATTGATTTCTGCACGTAGGAGCGATTTTACGTCGGACTCGAAGCGATCTGCTAATTCTCAGCAGTCCCAAGGGAGAGGCGAAGTGGCGCTTCTGCCAAGTACGTCTGAGTTGGTGTAGATTTTCAACTGCCGTCTTACACCTTACGCCTTGTCCTTGACGCCCTTTTCAACATCTGCTGTGTCTTCCTAGTTTCGGTTAACGCACGAAATACGTTCTATCAGCAGAGAATGAAGAGTTTTCATCACTCAATAGCAACTGAAGCGATCGAGACAGAGATCAAGTATGTTGTTGGCTGTGCCTTCTTTGACCCTCTCGAAGGCGTCACCAGTATTAAGCGCAGTTGTTCCC from Aspergillus oryzae RIB40 DNA, chromosome 1 encodes the following:
- a CDS encoding ketopantoate reductase family protein (ketopantoate reductase); amino-acid sequence: MPHSESSPRIHVLGLGSIGTFTAHGLSEIPSKPSVTLLLHRESLLGGYQENGNQILLTTREGSQIGHSGYDLEVYRERGWYPVPSSPSSEALTSNISHLIISVKATQTVAALKPLKHRLDARSTILFLQNGSGMIDEVNETLFPNPQTRPNYIIGVISHGVTLNRPLNVTHTGFAAMSFGLVPRSQEAPHSQESSCSYLLDHLPLSPRLNATSYPYTEVLQIQLEKLAVNAFCNPLCALNDAKNGFLFTIPDTRREILTEISNVVLALPELRGVAGVKERFAVDRLEATVNAILIKTAETTCSMVWDLRAGRETEVRFINGYWVRRGREVGVRTPVNEYLVEEVTKKES